DNA sequence from the Ruminococcus albus 7 = DSM 20455 genome:
AGGCTTGGGTGAGCCGCAGTTCTGGCAGAATTTACCCTGATTTACAGTGCCGCAAGAGCAGGTCCAGCCATCAGCTGATGCGGGTTCGGGCTTGTGTGCGCCACAGTTCTGGCAGAACTTTCCTGTATTTGATGTACCGCAGGAGCAAGTCCAGCTGTCAGCTGAAGAAGCTGCTGCCTGCTGCTGACCCATAGCGAAAAGCTGCTGAGCGTTCATGCCGCCTGCCTGCTGAGCCATATTAACGCCCATGAAGCCTGTCATAGCGCCTGCTGCGTTGCTGCCTGCAGCACGCATAGCATCGCCCTGAGCTGCAACAAGTCCGCCTGCTGCCATAGTAGGATCTGCGTACATACTCATACGTCTGCCTTCCATAAAGAGCTTCTGGCTTTCCTGCTGAGCCTGCTTGATCATCTCCTGATCTTCCTTGGGGAGGTTGAGTGCCTTGATAGCAACTTCAATTACCTCGATACCCATATTCTTGCCCCATGTATCAGCAAGTGCAGTATTTACGGCATTCTTCAGTTCTGCCTTTTTGCCTGGGATCTGGTTGGGTCTGATCTCCATATCGGAAAGTGTGGAAAATGCGGGAGTCAGTGCATCTATGAATTCAGCTTTCATTCTGGATGCGATAGTTTCTTTCCTGTACTCGCTTGCCTGATTGCCGCAGATGTTTGTATAGAACAGCAGAGGATCAACGATCTGGAATGTGTACAGACCGCTGCACTTGATAGATACGTCAACGTCAAGACCGATCTTGGAGTCAACTACTCTGAAAGGTACTACCTCGGGTGTGCCGAAGAGGTTGTTGGAGATCTGCTTGGTGTTGAAGTAGTATACTCTCTGGTCCTTTCCTGGATCGCCGCCGTAGGTTATACGCTGACCGATCTGCTTGAAGGTATCCTTGATCTTCTGACCAAGCTTGCCGTCAGCAAACAGTGAAGGTGTGCCC
Encoded proteins:
- a CDS encoding SPFH domain-containing protein; this encodes MGLIMAAIGAAAGTMADQWKEYFYCEALPDEVLMVKGQKVITNRGQNKKGSDNIITAGSGIAVADGQTMIIVEDGAIIEVCNRPGRYTFELGTPSLFADGKLGQKIKDTFKQIGQRITYGGDPGKDQRVYYFNTKQISNNLFGTPEVVPFRVVDSKIGLDVDVSIKCSGLYTFQIVDPLLFYTNICGNQASEYRKETIASRMKAEFIDALTPAFSTLSDMEIRPNQIPGKKAELKNAVNTALADTWGKNMGIEVIEVAIKALNLPKEDQEMIKQAQQESQKLFMEGRRMSMYADPTMAAGGLVAAQGDAMRAAGSNAAGAMTGFMGVNMAQQAGGMNAQQLFAMGQQQAAASSADSWTCSCGTSNTGKFCQNCGAHKPEPASADGWTCSCGTVNQGKFCQNCGSPKPAGAKVFKCDKCGWTPADPSNPPKFCPECGDVFDDSDAN